One window of the Penaeus monodon isolate SGIC_2016 chromosome 1, NSTDA_Pmon_1, whole genome shotgun sequence genome contains the following:
- the LOC119573007 gene encoding uncharacterized protein LOC119573007, whose translation MQPVVKYRRASTHRRDGRVWQVAARAWDQAAHATRVLEARLSLLKFTCTVAAFLAFLCVLPCLLLLYTGIKCWRLAVGVWAVRACEGVEEVTGVTVRAAMEGPTDPGTESLLLCLAGEPHVALLRSRILEEVVNRRDSSGQLLHPNFRRRLVQVGGYYAWRSHAHFDIEKHVVLAPHHHRGRLLTARNIQEYVSEVISEDLPKDLPPWRVTVVRASAGDGEGRTWVVCRAHHLLAGQLSLPDLLVTAYPDPWQHPATRSLTLLAAPAATRTFLDMVVRACAEATARGAQTLEAWWAERRSKVLAPVLALLKEALREAKVPAEEVPQAKVARSVELLLGLVQVLWREGAGRLDAGWATLSALLHVEPAFHGLVACLAWAAAAWWQVLLWWLWTPVATWRAGQRVWRWAQVVRASEEWRVTKAALVEVYWMVRAFVTLPRLVLEEALTVRGVTPLMGWVGRRQRTLSMRGLGRTGGLVVAWSDPVPLSTARGVRGATGATLSEVLLTASSGAVRDYLRVTGLSVPEEVCCTVPVYSRRWAESRGAVQTPGLVTLALPTGATDSSTALQMVQRSMENIRRYPERYLASVWLLRNVSYFLPESLLGATFRALSVRYPVLMSNLAGPSSTVRVWGHDLLNIFYWRPPQAGAVLSVCVASYQGRAYLGVVADGRVVPNPATLPQAFVTHLNELAVDKGVRLERQFNRSWSRSSSPGATPTPTPPPTPTSPQRATTFFSPWIKHKKPPTRPTRRQSSVF comes from the exons GAATCAAGTGCTGGCGTCTTgccgtgggcgtgtgggcggtgcGGGCGTGCGAGGGCGTGGAGGAAGTGACCGGCGTGACTGTGCGGGCAGCGATGGAAGGCCCCACCGACCCTGGCACTGAGAGCTTGCTGCTGTGCCTCGCGGGGGAGCCTCACGTGGCACTCCTGAGGTCCAGGATATTG GAGGAAGTCGTCAACCGCAGGGATTCCTCGGGACAACTTCTCCACCCGAACTTCCGGCGCAGACTTGTGCAGGTGGGCGGGTACTACGCGTGGCGATCTCACGCCCACTTTGACATCGAGAAGCACGTCGTCCTGGCGCCACATCACCACCGCGGGCGGCTGCTCACAGCAAGGAATATCCAG GAGTACGTGAGCGAGGTGATCAGCGAGGACCTGCCGAAGGATCTCCCTCCGTGGCGTGTGACGGTGGTGCGTGCGAGCGCGGGCGACGGCGAAGGACGCACGTGGGTGGTGTGCCGCGCCCACCATTTGTTGGCGGGTCAGCTGTCGCTTCCGGACCTGCTGGTCACGGCCTACCCGGACCCTTGGCAGCACCCGGCCACACGCAGCCTCACGCTCCTTGCTGCGCCGGCCGCCACGCGCACCTTCCTCGACATGGTCGTACGGGCGTGCGCCGAGGCGACCGCTCGCGGCGCCCAGACCCTGGAGGCGTGGTGGGCGGAACGGCGCTCGAAGGTGCTGGCCCCCGTGCTTGCGCTCCTGAAGGAGGCCCTGAGGGAGGCGAAGGTCCCCGCGGAGGAGGTGCCGCAGGCCAAGGTAGCACGCTCGGTCGAGCTCCTGCTGGGCCTCGTCCAGGTGCTGTGGCGCGAGGGGGCGGGGCGCCTGGACGCCGGCTGGGCGACCCTCAGCGCCCTTCTTCACGTCGAGCCAGCTTTCCACGGCCTGGTCGCGTGCCTGGCGTGGGCGGCGGCCGCGTGGTGGCAGGTATTGCTGTGGTGGCTGTGGACGCCCGTGGCGACGTGGAGGGCGGGCCAGAGGGTGTGGCGGTGGGCGCAGGTGGTGCGGGCGAGCGAGGAGTGGCGCGTGACGAAGGCGGCTTTGGTCGAGGTATACTGGATGGTCCGCGCCTTCGTCACGCTGCCGCGCCTGGTGCTGGAGGAAGCGCTGACGGTGCGCGGGGTCACGCCCCTCATGGGCTGGGTGGGTCGGCGACAGAGGACGCTGTCCATGCGAGGCCTGGGCCGCACGGGAGGGCTGGTGGTGGCGTGGAGTGACCCCGTGCCGCTGAGCACGGCGCGCGGCGTGCGGGGGGCCACAGGAGCCACGCTCAGCGAAGTGCTGCTTACGGCGTCCTCGGGGGCCGTGCGTGACTACCTGCGCGTGACAGGCCTGTCCGTGCCCGAGGAGGTGTGCTGCACCGTGCCCGTGTACTCGCGGCGCTGGGCGGAGAGCCGCGGCGCCGTGCAGACGCCTGGCCTCGTCACGTTGGCCCTTCCTACGGGCGCGACGGACTCCTCCACGGCGCTACAGATGGTACAGCGGTCCATGGAAAACATTCGGCGCTACCCCGAGCGCTACCTGGCGTCCGTGTGGCTCCTCAGGAATGTGTCTTACTTCCTGCCGGAGTCGCTTCTCGGCGCCACCTTCCGCGCCCTCTCCGTCAGGTACCCCGTGCTCATGTCTAACCTGGCGGGGCCCTCCAGCACCGTCAGGGTCTGGGGACACGACCTGCTCAACATCTTCTACTGGAGGCCGCCTCAGGCAGGGGCAG TGCTGTCAGTCTGCGTAGCCTCATACCAGGGGCGGGCGTATTTGGGCGTAGTGGCAGACGGGCGTGTAGTGCCCAACCCTGCGACCCTTCCGCAGGCTTTCGTCACCCACCTCAATGAGCTGGCGGTGGACAAGGGTGTCAGGCT CGAGCGTCAGTTCAACCGCAGCTGGTCTCGAAGTAGCTCCCCGGGCGCGACTCCCACGCCCACGCCTCCGCcgacccccacctcccctcagaGGGCGACCACCTTTTTCTCGCCCTGGATCAAGCACAAGAAGCCCCCGACGCGCCCTACGAGGAGACAGTCTTCCGTATTTTGA